In Acinetobacter wanghuae, the sequence GCCTCGTGCAATTTGACGTGTTGCTTGAAAGCCATTCACACCCGGCATCACCACATCCATTAAGACAAGATCAGGTAGTTCCGACTGCGCCATGGTCACACCATCTGCCCCATTCGATGCTTCGACTACCTCAAATCCATGTTTAGTTAAAATCTCTCTAAAACGGAACGTTTCTGTAGGTGAATCATCTACAATAAGGATACGTGACATGCTTTTCCCCCAAAAAAAATCAAATTAAGCACTAATATGGTTACGGATTGCGTTAAGCAATTCATCTTTACTAAATGGTTTAGTCAAATATTCATCCGAACCCACAACACGACCTTTCGCTTGATCGAATAAACCGTCTTTACTCGATAGCATAATCACAGGGATATTTTGGTAATTTTGAGAATTTTTGATGAGTGCACACGTTTGATAACCGTCTAAACGTGGCATCATAATATCGACAAAAATAATATCTGGACTCGATTCTGCAATTTTTGATAGTGCTTCAAAACCATCCACTGCAGTGACGACTTCACAACCTTCACGCTGAAGAAGAGTTTCCGCTGTACGACGAATGGTTTTTGAGTCATCAATCACCATGACTTTTAGATTTTGGAATTTATCGTCCATTTCTTGACCCTTCTCATTTTAAGGACTATTAACAATAGCGCTTATAGCATTATTTTATTAAGAATGATGATTATTTTTAACATACCTCACAAGGCATTATCAACGCACATTTTCCACGCAAGTCGACATAAAAGGTTTTTTTTAACAACAACTTCACATTTTATAATATTCATTGATTTATTTTTGACTTAC encodes:
- a CDS encoding response regulator, whose translation is MSRILIVDDSPTETFRFREILTKHGFEVVEASNGADGVTMAQSELPDLVLMDVVMPGVNGFQATRQIARGATTKHIPIVIVSTKDQATDRVWGKRQGAADYLTKPVDEQQLIDVIKQHLNAG
- the pilG gene encoding twitching motility response regulator PilG; this translates as MDDKFQNLKVMVIDDSKTIRRTAETLLQREGCEVVTAVDGFEALSKIAESSPDIIFVDIMMPRLDGYQTCALIKNSQNYQNIPVIMLSSKDGLFDQAKGRVVGSDEYLTKPFSKDELLNAIRNHISA